In the genome of Drosophila kikkawai strain 14028-0561.14 chromosome 2R, DkikHiC1v2, whole genome shotgun sequence, the window GGCGAGGAGGTGTTGGGGCACAGACCGAGGCTTGGCATTGCAGCGCAAGGACATcatgtttgcaaatttatgtAGTTGTAAGTTGGACCAAAGGAAATGCCATAAAAAATGGAAGGAAGAATTGTGCGGGCAGCGAACAAACCGAGCGACGGATGGATGGCAAGCTCGGACGCGTTTAAAGTGCAATTAGCGCACGTAATTGTAATCGAGTTGGCCAGGAGCCCACCTGCCATGGCTCGGACCCAACTCCGACTTCAAGTCTGATTCCAGCAACTGCTACCTCTCCTGCCAACACATCTCGAGCTTTCTGCTTCGTTTGCCCATGGGGCACTTCGCCTGCGTTTTCCGTATTTTTTTTCGGCAGCTTGCCTCTTTTTTAAAGGCAACCGGGGAGCTGTAAATAAATTTGGCACTTAATCATATTTACGGATTTTGTGggcacatttatttatgcgtCCCACAGTGGCCCCAGAGCTACTTACTGCACTTTGCTCTGGCCCACCTCCAAGGATGCCATTTTTTGGGCATtgtgaataatttttttttgtcgcgcCAGGATTTGAGGGGACACTCTAGGATTTCTTGGAACGGACGGAAACACAATACGACCAAGACCAATTTGTGGCCATTCTCAGTCGGCGGCATTTCTGCCTAATTATGCGTTCCCTTCACAGCATTGTCATGGTTATTTTCAgtccccgaaaaaaaaagccaaatcCCAAGCACCAAATCCTAAATGGGAAATGCGAAATGCTAAATCCAAAATGTGTACCTGCCCACGAGGCTAATTAGGCACAAAGCGTTGGCCATTGTTAGGCTGGCTTTGTTATGGGCCACTCCTGGCCAGGTTCACTCACCTGTTCGCTTCCGCTTTTTTGGCTTTATGAATATTTCAGCACTGTAACGAGCCTTGGAACTGATTTATTTGCCGTGTTTGATGGgtgttcaaaataaataaaccaattttGGTTCCggcattgttttgttttccctgGGATATCCTGCGGTTGCTGTGGCTTTCGTTTAATTTACGTAAGTGTTGCACTTTCGTTGCCGCACTCTCGATGCTTTGCATAATTTGCGGTGTGTTTTGATTGGgtttcaatataaaataaactaaattgtGCGagtttttttcaatttatttaaatacaattaaagaGGGTTCCTAGCGGAGATCAAAGTCTAGATGGAATAGATCACATTTCAAATAGATGCTTTGTCTGTGTTTATTTCACGTACTCAGTCCCTGCTCATCATCATATTCatcgatatatttttcactATTGTTGCTCCGTGATTATTGCTAAGTGCATGTGGGTGGGGGAAAACGGGAAGAAACTGTCACTTGAATGCATTTTCATCACACCTCATTACGTTTCACTTGCATCTGCAATTGTGTCACGGCGCTGCTACTGCCTTTCGCTGCCATTCGAGCCTATGAATGGAGGAGGTCCTGGAAACTGCCGAGCGAATGGATTCGTTAGCTGAATGGGCTGTgagtgtttttaattgaaaacaatAAAGTTCTGTTGGGGGAACTGGGCCCACACCCCCAACAATGCATTAAATGTAGCAAGTTGTATGGGGAGGTTTTTTTCAAAGCGAAAATGTAATGCTCTTTTGGGAGGTTAAGGAATAGCTTTACAAATAGCTCTTGAAAATGGATAAAAACTTTTTCTTAGATTAAAAAATCCTggaataaataaaccaaaataaactataatttcaataaataaatattttgtaaattccatagctatttctatatttaaaatctcaTGTCTTGTCGCCTTGCAACCCGAGTAAACCCATAGATCTACCCCTTTTTCAATACCCTTCTCCTGCCAGAAGAAAGCTGAGCATTCGATGGATTGTTCGGTTCGCTTTCTTTGTTCGAAGCGTAAAAGGCGCGCCTCcgatggaaatggaaatgaatgtggaatatggaatatggcaGCAGCGGCCGAGGTAGATAGAGATTCAGAGGCAGAGCCCGCCATAGATGGATAGATACGAGTCGTGTTCCGAGGCACACAATACACGAAATGCGAATGCGAAAGTGATAATTAAAAATCGCGCCATATATAGACGCTGGTTACCAGatactgttgttgttttccccGGCATGAAATGGTTAttgtttatgattttttcCCGCTGCCGGGCAGGATATTCGCATTGCAATCAACACTGcctgggggggggggagagtGGGACCAGGGACTGGCATGTGGGCCGGGAGCCGCTTGAATGAAGTGATCAATGCGCCTAACAATGATTGACGCCATTTCCCGCGGAGGGAGACAATGGAAATCGGTGAAGTGGCGGCGGCGATATGGTGGGGAGCCGGTGCCTGTCGAAGATGGGCGGATGAGGCTGACAAacaattatgcaaaaattgcAAACGATTGCAGTTTTGAGcagaaattaattttgcatttttaattttacacaCACAGCCAAGGGCAGGGGGCTTAAAGTCAGGGGCAGAGCTGACAAGCTTCCGAGCGATGGAAGCTGCTTGAAATTGCTGCGACGGCAATCCGCACTGCTCACAAAGGATTGATAAGTGCTGGGCTAGGCCTACACGGCAAGAAAACTCGGTAGAAAGTATATGACAAACTGAATTTAcaaagaaatacatttttcaatagGTAATGGGGAGCTTGAAGGGTCTTCATAtctaatttgtatacaaaGCTCAAACTTCCCCTTTATTTTCCCCAGTGTAAAACATCACGCGAGCATCTATCGGAGGCGGAGCTCTCTATGGCCACGTACCCCTCTAAGGGTGGCCTGTTTGCTAGCTTCCAAAACCGAAATCATTCCGCAATCGGAAGACCCCATCGTTGGTAGTGCCAAGATGTTCCAAGCGGATCGCCGAGAGTTGGCCTGCCTGCCATCAGCCAAGCTGGAGCAGGACCatcaggagcagcagaagGACCTGCACAGGAGTATAGTTGTAGTCCCTGAAACGGATCCCGAGCGCCAGGACTTGCAGTTCCCGGATATCTGGCTGCGCGACAACTGCCGCTGCCCGGAGTGTTATCTACCACAGACCCTGAGTCGCCTGCCCCAGCTGTGGAACAACCTGGACACCAGCGTGCATGTCCTGCGCCAGAGTGTGGatctgcagcagcaggtcCTGTACATAGATTGGTCGGATGGCCATGCTTCCCAGTATCCTTATGACTGGCTAAGAGAGCGGGACTTCTCGGCAGCGAATCGCAAGCGGTATCTAAGGGAATCCTATCGCCCCGAGCAGCAGTTGTGGAGCGGCCAGGACTTTGAGGCGATCCGGCGTACCTTTTACTTCCAGGAACTGGTTACAAGCGACTTGGCTTTGCGGCAATGGCTCCACCATTTGGCTGTCTACGGGGTGGCTCTTGTACGGGAGGCCCCACTGGAGATGGACGTCCTGCGGAGACTGGCCAACCGAGTGGGTTTTATGCGACGCACCACCTACGGCGAGGAGTTTAGCGTGCGGGCCCAACCGGGAGCCAGCAACTATGCCTACCTAGCCGCACCTCTGCCCCTGCACACGGATATGCCTTACTTTGAATACCTGCCCGGAGTGACCATGCTGCACACCTTGGAGCAATCCGCCTCACCTGGCGGAGTCAACCTACTAGCCGATGCCTTCTACGTGGCCAAGATCATGAGAGATCGATATCCGGAACAGTTTCGGGTGCTCTGCCAGACGCCTGTAGATTGGGCGGACAAAGGACATGATGGAGACCTGCACTTCCACAATATCTGGCGGGCACCGGTCATCAAGTGAGTGTGATCCTTAATTTTTACTTTAGCCCAGAAATCAACATCTCTTTATATATCCTTGCAGCTTGGATTCTGAAGGACGCTTTGTTCGGATTAACCACAGCATTCCTCAGCGCGACAGCCACTTTAGCGTGCCGCTGGAGCAGGTGCGACCTTGGTACGAGGCCATGGCTACCTTTGTGCGCCTGGCCCATGAGCACTCGTGCCGTTTCAAGACCACGCCCGGTGACGTGCTCACCTTCGACAACCTGCGCCTGGTTCATGGACGCACCGGATATGATGACACGGACCAAAATGTGCGCCACATCCTGGGCGCCTTCATCGATTGGGATATTGTCTACTCGCGGCTGAGAGTCTTGCAGGGTGTTGGAACCTCTCCCGATACCGCTTAGGTGACGCATTTGTATTTCCACGTATTAATTAAGAACATTAACCCCTGGCTGCTTCCTTTGCCACCTGCTGTCACCTTGATTGACACACAGACACTGCAGGCAtagttttaatgaaattattatCTTATATTCACATTTATACTGTTATTGAAAATTAACACTCAgtgacattttaaataaataccattttaattgatttctgCCTTTGACACACATCAATGCTAATTGATGCTCTTTAATTGGGTTATACATGTGATTTTAAGTCATTCATGTGATGCTGCCCAACGGCTAGCAATAATCACTTGGGCTAATCAGAACCCCAACTTGAACATCTGGCTGATAAGTTATTGAATTTGACTAGGAATATGACGCTATATAATTGCGTTTGACTTGTTAAATAGTTATTGCTTATTAAGAATGTCAGCAAATAATCAACATTTAAATGCCTTTGTTTTCAGCCTgctgatatatttttaaaaattcgcaGAAATATTCCTCGAAATTATATTACCTCCATAATAATACGTACTGTTCAATATGTGTAAAATAGCCCCTTTGCTAGAATCAAACCTAGTCGGTGTAGCATTTTCACTTAGCAATAATGCCGACTAAGTTGGCTCTCCCCATCTCAGTGAGACAGCTGCCGGCGGCCAAACAGGCCACTTCAAGTGAAAGTCCAGCACACGTCATTGTTTACGCCGGACAACAAAGTGGCTTATCAGTGGCCAGTTGAGTTGAGTCAACAGTGTCTACACATACGCTGCCGCCCGGTTATCAATC includes:
- the LOC108070795 gene encoding gamma-butyrobetaine dioxygenase, translated to MFQADRRELACLPSAKLEQDHQEQQKDLHRSIVVVPETDPERQDLQFPDIWLRDNCRCPECYLPQTLSRLPQLWNNLDTSVHVLRQSVDLQQQVLYIDWSDGHASQYPYDWLRERDFSAANRKRYLRESYRPEQQLWSGQDFEAIRRTFYFQELVTSDLALRQWLHHLAVYGVALVREAPLEMDVLRRLANRVGFMRRTTYGEEFSVRAQPGASNYAYLAAPLPLHTDMPYFEYLPGVTMLHTLEQSASPGGVNLLADAFYVAKIMRDRYPEQFRVLCQTPVDWADKGHDGDLHFHNIWRAPVINLDSEGRFVRINHSIPQRDSHFSVPLEQVRPWYEAMATFVRLAHEHSCRFKTTPGDVLTFDNLRLVHGRTGYDDTDQNVRHILGAFIDWDIVYSRLRVLQGVGTSPDTA